A stretch of DNA from Microlunatus capsulatus:
GCCGTGGTCTCGATCCGCATCTGGTCCCAGGTGGCGACCATGGACCCCACCGTCGCCGTCGCCAACCTCGCCGCCCCCGTCTTCGACATCGTCGTCGCCACCCTGGGTGCCCTCCTGTTCATGCGGACCGCGCGCGGGGACCGCTCCGTGCTGGGGGCCCTGGCCATCGGGTTCTCCCTCTACGCCGTCTCCGACCTCCTCTACGCGCTGCGGCTGGTGAACACCGGGTTCTTCGAGCTGGGCACCCCCGTCGACCTCGGCTGGGTGGCCGGCTACGCCCTGATCGCCTGGTCGGTGGCCAACGCCACCACCCCGGCCCCCGGGCAGCCGGACGGCGAGGTGGAGAGCTCGCCGGTCGTGGGCACCGCCACCGTCTTCAGCGTCTTCCTGCTGGCCGCCCTGCTCAGCCTCGTCGGGGTCGAGAACGACAGCGTCAACCTCGTCACCGCCGTGCTGTGGACCGTCGTGCTGCTGGCCGTGCTCGGCCGGCAGTTCCTGCTGGTCCTCGACAACGAGCAGCTGCGCCGCACGCTGGAGCAGCGCGTCGTCGAGCGCACGCGCTCCCTGCGCCAGGTGACCCGGCAGAGCGACCTCCTGGTGAACTCCGTCGGCGACGGCATCTACGGGGTCGACCGGTTCGGGCTCGTCACCTTCGTCAACCCGGCGGCCGCCGAGGCCCTCGGCTACGAGGCCCTGGAGCTCATCGGGCACGACGCCCACGCCACCTTCCACGCCCCCGCGCCGACCGGGCAGGCCTACCCGTCGGAGAGCTGCTACATCGCCGAGGCGATCCGCGACGGCATCGCCACCAACGCCGAGGAGGACAGCTACCTCCGGGCGGACGGGCTGGAGATCCCCGTCGAGGTGACCGCCACCCCGCTGACCGACGACGGCGCCACCCTGGGCGCGGTCGTGGTCTTCCGCGACGTCACCCAGCGCCGGGAGGTCGACCGGCTCAAGAACGAGTTCGTCTCGATGGTCAGCCACGAGCTCCGGACCCCGCTCACCGCGATCCGCGGCTCGCTCGGGCTGCTGGCCGGCGGCGCGCTGGGACCCCTCACCCCGGCGGCCGGCCGGATGGTCGACATCGCCCTGGTCTCCAGCGAGCGGCTGACGCGGCTGATCAACGAGATCCTGGACCTGGAGCGGATGGAGGCCGGGGCCCTGCCCATGGAGCTCTCCGACCTGTCCGCCACCGACCTGCTGCGCACCGCGGTGGAGCAGGCGGGCGTCCTCGCGACGGAGGCCGACGTCTCGCTGCGGGTGATCCACGCCGAGGGCGTGGTGCGGGCCGACGAGGACCGCGTGGTCCAGACCCTGCTCAACCTGCTGGGGAACGCGATCAAGTTCTCCAGCCCCGGCCAGGAGGTCACCGTGCAGTGCGTCCGTCGCGGCAGCTTCGTGGAGTTCGAGGTCTCCGACTCCGGGCGGGGCATCCCCGAGGACAAGCTGGACGCGGTGTTCGCGCGGTTCCAGCAGGTCGACTCCTCCGACGCGCGCGAGAAGGGCGGGTCGGGCCTGGGCCTGGCCATCAGCCGCAGCATCGTCGAGCGACTGGGCGGGCGGATCTGGGCCCGCAACAACCCCGACGGGGGTGCCGCGTTCCGCTTCACCCTGCCCGTGCCGCTGGCCGTGGAACCCGTGACGGCGCCCGCGGACCGGGTGCCACCCGTCCGCGACCGCCGCGCCGTCCCCGCCCCGGCCGGCACCGCCCGCTGACCGTCCCGCCCGTCCCCGCTCCCGTCGACCGCCCCCGTCGTCCCGCACCGTCGCGACCGGCGAACCGCCCCCACCTCCAGGAGGACACCGTGCCGTCACCGCAGGCCCCCGTCTCGACCGAGACCGCCCCCGACCACCGGTCCGCGCCGTCCGCGCTGACCGGGCTGCGGATCCGGATGAGCCGCAGCCGCGCCGAGGGTCCGACCCGGCTCGCGGCCTTCGACGCGGCCCTGGTCGCCGCCGGCCTGCAGAACTTCAACCTGCTCCCGCTGAGCTCGGTCATCCCCCTCGGGGCCACCGTCGACGTGGTCCCGCCCGCCGAGCAGCTCAAGGGCCGCCACGGCGACCTCCTCTACTGCGTCTACGCCGCCTCCTACGCCACGACCCCGGGCGCCGAGGCCTGGGCCGGTATGGCCTGGGCGCTGCAGACCGACGGCTCGGGGGCCGGGCTGTTCGTCGAGCACAGCAGCACCACCGAGGCCGACCTGCACGCCCACCTCGGGGCGACCCTCGGCGCGATGATGGAGAACCGCGAGCAGGACTACGTCGAGGGCGGGCGCCTGGTGGCCTCGGCCACCTGCACGGGCGCCCCGGCCGCGGCCCTGGTGGTGGCCAGCTACCAGACGGCCGGCTGGGACCCCGCCCCGGTGCCCGGCGGTGCGCGGTGAAGGGCCTGGCGCGCGTCTACGACGCGGAGGACCTCGGCCAGCACGGCCAGTGGCGCTTCACGCGGGAGTACCACGTCGAGCCCGAGATGACGCTGGCCTTCTACGAGCTCTACGAGGCCGCCTTCGGTCCGCTGCGGACCCAGGCGATGGCCCGCCAGGTGCTCACCGAGTCCGAGTTCGCCGCCCAGATGGTCGACGACGCCGTCATGAAGTACGTCGCCTGGGACGACGAGGGCCGACCGGTGGGGATGTGCACCATGACGCGGCGCCTGGAGACCGTGCCGTGGATCAGCCCCCAGTACTTCGAGGCCCGATACCCCGAGCACTGGGCCCGCGACGCCGTCTGGTACTTCGGCTTCGTGCTCGCCCACCCCAGTCAGCGGCACGCCCGCTTCCTGGACCAGATGGTCGAGATCGGCATCCGGGACCCGCTGGCCGACCGCGCCGTCTGCGGCTACGACATGTGCGCCTACAACGTCGACACCCTGCCGCTGGGCCAGCGGCTGGCCGACGCCTTCGAGCGCGTCACGGGCGCCGTCCCCGAGCGCGCCGACGGGCAGTACTACTACACGCTGGACTTCACGTGAGCACCCCCA
This window harbors:
- a CDS encoding sensor histidine kinase; amino-acid sequence: MLAVLLSSDLPAEVRTLLSGSALVGVGLTACISCRFRAVRSTGLRRRAYNLWSLACLSAALGNLGLMINGAQRDRETVSASDITLLATLVLAVAGVTTFPLARRRGTDLARMLLDGVVIGGSILAVVSIRIWSQVATMDPTVAVANLAAPVFDIVVATLGALLFMRTARGDRSVLGALAIGFSLYAVSDLLYALRLVNTGFFELGTPVDLGWVAGYALIAWSVANATTPAPGQPDGEVESSPVVGTATVFSVFLLAALLSLVGVENDSVNLVTAVLWTVVLLAVLGRQFLLVLDNEQLRRTLEQRVVERTRSLRQVTRQSDLLVNSVGDGIYGVDRFGLVTFVNPAAAEALGYEALELIGHDAHATFHAPAPTGQAYPSESCYIAEAIRDGIATNAEEDSYLRADGLEIPVEVTATPLTDDGATLGAVVVFRDVTQRREVDRLKNEFVSMVSHELRTPLTAIRGSLGLLAGGALGPLTPAAGRMVDIALVSSERLTRLINEILDLERMEAGALPMELSDLSATDLLRTAVEQAGVLATEADVSLRVIHAEGVVRADEDRVVQTLLNLLGNAIKFSSPGQEVTVQCVRRGSFVEFEVSDSGRGIPEDKLDAVFARFQQVDSSDAREKGGSGLGLAISRSIVERLGGRIWARNNPDGGAAFRFTLPVPLAVEPVTAPADRVPPVRDRRAVPAPAGTAR
- a CDS encoding pyruvoyl-dependent arginine decarboxylase, with translation MPSPQAPVSTETAPDHRSAPSALTGLRIRMSRSRAEGPTRLAAFDAALVAAGLQNFNLLPLSSVIPLGATVDVVPPAEQLKGRHGDLLYCVYAASYATTPGAEAWAGMAWALQTDGSGAGLFVEHSSTTEADLHAHLGATLGAMMENREQDYVEGGRLVASATCTGAPAAALVVASYQTAGWDPAPVPGGAR